A single window of Bombus pascuorum chromosome 1, iyBomPasc1.1, whole genome shotgun sequence DNA harbors:
- the LOC132911876 gene encoding putative fatty acyl-CoA reductase CG5065 — protein MSELSEIQSFYKGKVIFVTGGTGLMGKVLIEKLLYSCSDLNKIYVLIRPKRGRTPEMRVDEMFKLLMFQRIQKQKPETMKKVIPLSGDVGTKNLGLTNEQLEILINETDVVFHFAATLKLESKLKDAIDMNTVGTKRVIELGRKMKKLKAFVHLSTAFCYADKEELDEKVYESSADPHDVMRLVQWLDESAIDLITPKVLGLHPNTYTYSKRLAEKLVADEYPDLPCSIARPSIVTPALAEPLPGWVDNLNGPVGLMVGAGKGVIRSMLCNGSYHAEVIPVDLAINALIAVAYRTATTTKDTSVPVYNMTQSGILPITWGEVLGKGKKIAYEYPFEGQIWYPTGDIHSSKFVHNLIVFLFHVIPAYFIDFLMLIFRQKRFMVRIQRRISVGLEVLQYFTMREWTFHNSNLLIMRQEMSPKDQEIFPIDFSTIDHAEYIKTCVLGARQYCMKENLSTLPNARRHQAILYVIHIIAVYLFYIGILYLIYKNFEIARSGLDSVTEHVKSLSILG, from the exons atgagcGAATTAAGCGAGATACAATCCTTTTACAAAGGAAAAGTCATTTTCGTAACCGGAGGGACCGGTTTGATGGGAAAAGTTCTGATCGAGAAGCTACTTTATAGTTGTAgcgatttaaataaaatttatgttttgaTACGGCCAAAAAGAGGTCGTACTCCCGAGATGCGTGTCGACGAAATGTTTAAATTACTC ATGTTTCAAAGAATACAAAAGCAAAAGCCAGAAACGATGAAGAAAGTTATACCTTTAAGCGGGGATGTTGGTACGAAGAATTTAGGATTAACTAACGAGCAACTCGAAATATTGATAAACGAAACTGACGTAGTATTCCATTTTGCCGCAACTCTTAAATTAGAATCTAAGTTGAAGGACGCTATCGACATGAATACg GTTGGAACGAAAAGGGTCATAGAATTAGgtagaaagatgaaaaagCTGAAGGCATTTGTTCATCTGAGCACAGCCTTCTGTTACGCCGACAAAGAGGAACTCGACGAAAAAGTGTACGAATCATCCGCTGATCCTCACGACGTTATGAGGCTGGTTCAATGGCTAGATGAAAGTGCCATCGATCTTATTACACCCAA GGTGTTGGGTCTTCATCCGAATACTTATACGTATTCAAAGAGATTGGCCGAAAAACTGGTAGCGGACGAATACCCGGATTTACCTTGTAGCATTGCCAGACCATCGAtag TAACTCCAGCTTTGGCAGAACCGTTACCTGGTTGGGTGGATAACTTAAACGGACCTGTGGGCCTCATGGTGGGTGCAGGCAAAGGTGTGATAAGGTCGATGCTCTGTAATGGAAGCTATCACGCCGAAGTAATACCCGTCGACCTCGCTATCAATGCTCTAATCGCAGTCGCATATAGAACAGCTACGACGACCAA aGATACAAGTGTACCGGTATACAATATGACGCAAAGTGGCATATTACCCATTACGTGGGGAGAAGTATTGGGTAAAGGGAAAAAGATCGCGTATGAATATCCTTTCGAAGGACAAATTTGGTATCCAACCGGTGACATACATAGCAGCAAATTCGTACATAATCTGATCGTCTTTTTGTTTCACGTTATACCGGcttatttcatcgattttcttATGTTGATATTTCGGCAAAAGAGATT TATGGTTCGTATCCAAAGACGTATTTCCGTCGGACTCGAAGTTTTGCAATACTTCACTATGAGGGAATGGACCTTCCATAACTCAAACTTGCTAATAATGCGGCAAGAAATGAGTCCCAAAGACCAGGAGATTTTCCCAATAGATTTCTCGACTATCGATCATGCCGAGTATATAAAAACTTGCGTTCTAGGTGCACGACAATATTGCATGAAAGAGAATTTGTCCACATTGCCGAACGCTAGAAGACACCAAGCGAT ATTATACGTCATTCACATAATTGCTGTCTATCTATTTTACATCggaatattatatcttatttacaAGAACTTCGAAATAGCAAGATCTGGTTTGGATTCTGTCACGGAGCACGTGAAATCTTTGTCAATTTTGGGCTGA
- the LOC132912069 gene encoding biogenesis of lysosome-related organelles complex 1 subunit 4, which produces MSSHTIPIVEELAKDYANYLKLDLSSQMKNFHDAIEDVMIRLEEFQSIIEMVQSENNQCIDQHIPKLQDMQQEVINLNRRIDALEHVIAMINVNLTTLEAAVDNAEAELGISDRLFGMLNRLSFFKKTQEPVVPNKLSMYEPPTIYRTNDYFKSE; this is translated from the exons atgtcttcGCATACTATACCGATAGTCGAAGAATTAGCTAAGGACtatgcaaattatttaaaactagATTTATCCAGTCAA ATGAAGAATTTCCATGATGCAATTGAAGATGTAATGATACGTTTAGAAGAGTTTCAGTCAATTATTGAAATG GTTCAGTCTGAAAATAATCAATGTATTGATCAACATATCCCAAAACTACAAGACATGCAACAAGAGGTCATAAATCTTAACAGACGAATAGATGCTTTAGAACATGTTATTGCAATGATTAATGTAAATCTAACAACATTAGAAGCTGCCGTTGATAATGCAGAGGCTGAATTAGGAATCTCTGATAGATTATTTGGAATGTTAAATCGTTTATCTTTCTTT AAAAAAACTCAAGAACCTGTGGTACCTAATAAATTATCAATGTACGAGCCTCCAACAATTTATAGAACCAATGACTATTTTAAGAGCGaatga